One Candidatus Anaeroferrophillus wilburensis genomic window carries:
- a CDS encoding PaaI family thioesterase has product MTDEPVDEGGRSTGPHQLEMPGWISCAPFEELLAMTIVEAANGEAVLTMPFYRQFAQGAGLLHGGALVSLADTAVVMAIKSIVPPKSHFATISLQTRFLYPVKQGVVTAKAKVLKSEDRLLHGEATVLNDEGRPVLEFASVFKLARRTQVEGVSFADQ; this is encoded by the coding sequence ATGACCGATGAACCTGTAGACGAGGGCGGCCGGTCGACCGGTCCCCATCAACTGGAGATGCCGGGGTGGATTAGCTGTGCCCCCTTTGAAGAGTTGCTGGCCATGACCATTGTCGAAGCAGCCAATGGCGAGGCCGTGCTGACAATGCCTTTCTATCGACAATTTGCCCAAGGTGCCGGCTTGCTCCATGGCGGAGCCCTGGTGAGCCTGGCAGATACGGCAGTGGTCATGGCGATCAAAAGCATTGTGCCGCCCAAAAGCCACTTCGCTACCATTTCGCTGCAGACCAGGTTTCTCTATCCGGTCAAACAGGGAGTGGTGACCGCGAAAGCCAAGGTCCTCAAGTCTGAGGATCGGCTGCTGCATGGAGAGGCAACGGTGCTCAACGATGAGGGGCGGCCGGTGCTGGAGTTTGCTTCGGTATTCAAGCTGGCCCGCCGCACCCAGGTGGAGGGAGTTTCCTTTGCTGATCAGTAA
- a CDS encoding UbiD family decarboxylase produces MGYKNLRECILDLETAGQLIRISNEVDPYLEVGAIQRRVCQAGGPALFFSRVKGCRFPLVGNLFGTLERTRFMFRDTLRDIERLVNLKTAPGKLLKDPGCLLSLPRAAWHLWPRKVARGPILNHRTTVDALPWIQSWPGDGGPFITLPLVYSESPGNPGWQHGNLGMYRVQLAGGRYEPNREVGLHYQLHRGIGVHHAEALERRQPLRVNVFVGGPPALMVAAVMPLPEGMPELAFAGLLGGRQMTMVGRHGQLPMPAEIDFCLQGTVKPGKTLPEGPFGDHLGYYSLAHDFPVLDIERVWHRDGAIWPFTTVGRPPQEDTSFGAFIHQLTGELIADVLPGVKAVNAVDAAGVHPLLLAIGSERYVPYADERQPRELLTQANAILGQGQLSLAKYLLIVAGQDNPGLDIDDIPAFFSHLLARVDWRRDLHFQTRTTIDTLDYSGSGLHEGSKVVVAAAGPCRRELAVEIPTDISLPSGFTDPRICLPGVMAVRGPACTSSLPANQDGDMLRFCQGNDSLVYDFLPLIVVVDDSEFVSRSLSNFLWVTFTRSDPASDIYGIDAVIEAKHWGCGGPLIIDARQKPHHAPPLLDDPAVEKRVDDLGAAGGPLHGII; encoded by the coding sequence ATGGGCTATAAAAACCTGCGCGAATGCATCCTGGATCTGGAAACTGCCGGCCAGCTTATCCGGATCAGCAACGAGGTTGATCCCTATCTGGAAGTGGGCGCCATCCAGCGGCGGGTATGCCAGGCTGGCGGGCCGGCGCTGTTTTTCAGCCGGGTCAAAGGCTGCCGTTTTCCCCTGGTTGGCAACCTGTTCGGTACTTTGGAAAGAACCCGGTTCATGTTCCGTGATACCCTGCGGGATATTGAGCGGCTGGTGAACTTAAAAACGGCACCCGGGAAGCTGCTCAAAGATCCCGGCTGTCTGTTGTCATTGCCCCGGGCAGCTTGGCATCTGTGGCCCCGAAAGGTTGCCCGCGGCCCCATCCTGAACCATCGGACGACCGTCGACGCCTTGCCCTGGATTCAATCCTGGCCCGGTGACGGCGGTCCTTTTATTACCCTGCCATTGGTATATTCCGAAAGCCCCGGCAACCCCGGCTGGCAGCACGGCAACCTGGGAATGTACCGGGTGCAGCTGGCCGGCGGCCGCTATGAGCCAAATCGCGAAGTGGGACTTCATTACCAGCTCCATCGGGGCATCGGCGTTCACCATGCCGAGGCCCTGGAGCGCCGGCAGCCGCTGAGGGTCAATGTTTTTGTCGGCGGTCCGCCGGCCCTGATGGTGGCTGCCGTTATGCCGCTGCCGGAAGGGATGCCGGAGCTGGCGTTTGCCGGCTTGCTGGGCGGCCGTCAGATGACCATGGTAGGTCGTCACGGCCAGCTGCCGATGCCGGCGGAAATCGATTTCTGTCTACAGGGAACCGTGAAACCGGGAAAAACGCTGCCGGAAGGTCCTTTTGGCGATCATCTTGGTTATTACAGCCTGGCCCATGATTTTCCCGTCCTGGACATTGAACGGGTCTGGCATCGGGATGGTGCAATCTGGCCTTTTACCACCGTTGGCCGGCCGCCCCAGGAAGATACCAGTTTTGGGGCCTTTATTCACCAGCTGACTGGTGAATTGATTGCTGATGTGTTGCCGGGTGTCAAGGCGGTGAATGCTGTCGATGCTGCCGGGGTCCATCCGTTGCTGTTGGCAATCGGCAGTGAACGCTATGTTCCTTATGCCGATGAGCGCCAGCCCCGGGAGCTGCTGACCCAGGCTAATGCCATCCTCGGTCAGGGCCAGCTGTCGTTGGCCAAGTATCTGCTTATTGTTGCCGGTCAGGATAATCCGGGGCTGGATATTGATGATATCCCGGCATTTTTCTCCCATTTGCTGGCCCGGGTTGACTGGCGCCGTGATCTCCATTTCCAGACCAGGACAACTATTGACACTCTTGATTATTCCGGCAGCGGTTTGCACGAGGGGTCAAAAGTGGTCGTAGCTGCGGCTGGTCCCTGTCGGCGGGAGCTGGCGGTTGAGATTCCGACAGATATTTCCTTGCCGTCCGGTTTCACCGATCCCCGTATCTGTCTCCCTGGTGTCATGGCTGTTCGGGGTCCGGCATGCACATCATCGTTGCCGGCGAATCAGGACGGAGATATGCTCCGCTTCTGCCAGGGTAATGACTCTCTGGTCTATGATTTTCTGCCCCTCATCGTGGTGGTTGATGACAGCGAATTTGTTTCCCGGAGCCTCAGTAATTTCCTCTGGGTTACCTTCACCCGCTCCGACCCGGCCAGCGACATCTATGGTATTGATGCGGTGATTGAGGCCAAACATTGGGGCTGTGGTGGGCCGCTGATTATTGATGCCCGGCAGAAGCCCCACCATGCACCGCCACTGCTGGATGACCCGGCAGTTGAGAAGCGGGTGGATGACCTTGGAGCTGCTGGCGGTCCCCTGCATGGTATTATCTAA
- a CDS encoding acyl-CoA thioesterase has translation MQGKTARESSVTIAHVMLPVDANPAGNVHGGVIMKLIDTTAGVVATRHARRNVVTASIDRLDFHYPAYIGNLVFFKASLNLTGRSSMEIGVRVEREDLLTGQTSHIASSYLTFVALDSNGRAVEVPPLILETGDEKRRYQEAMERSRYRQQQRQEKRRQQ, from the coding sequence ATGCAGGGAAAAACCGCGCGGGAAAGCAGTGTTACCATTGCTCATGTGATGTTGCCTGTGGATGCCAATCCAGCGGGCAACGTCCATGGCGGGGTGATCATGAAGCTGATTGACACGACGGCCGGGGTGGTTGCCACCCGCCATGCACGCCGGAATGTGGTTACCGCTTCCATCGACCGGCTTGACTTTCACTATCCAGCGTATATCGGCAACCTGGTATTTTTTAAAGCCAGCCTAAACCTGACCGGCCGGTCGTCAATGGAGATCGGAGTGCGGGTGGAAAGGGAAGATCTGCTGACCGGTCAGACGAGCCATATAGCCTCATCCTATCTTACCTTTGTGGCCCTGGACAGCAATGGCAGAGCAGTGGAGGTTCCGCCGCTTATTCTGGAGACTGGAGACGAAAAACGTCGTTATCAGGAGGCAATGGAACGTTCCCGCTACCGCCAGCAGCAGCGTCAGGAGAAGCGCCGGCAGCAATGA